The sequence below is a genomic window from Luteimonas viscosa.
TGCGGCACTGAGGACATGGAAACGCGCCGCCGCGGGCGTGCCGGCGCGCCGCACCGCTATACTTTTCGCGCGCAATCTTGCGTCCGGGCCGCCCCATGCGCCGCCGGACACCCAACCGAGCATCCATGAGCAGGCTGTTCCGCGACGTCGACGGCGGGCCGTTGTGCCCCAACGGCAGTGTGGTCTGCATCGGCGCCTTCGACGGCCTCCACCTGGGCCATCGCGCGCTGGTGCGGCATGCGGTCGACCGTGCGCGCACGCTCGGCGTGGCGGCGGTGGCGCTGAGTTTCGAGCCGCTGCCGCGCGAGTTCTTCGCGCCCGCCAATCCGCCGCCGCGATTGAGCCTGGCGCGGGCGAAGTTCGAGGGGCTGCGCGATCTGGGTGCCGACGTGGTCGGCCTGCTGCGCTTCGGCGACCGTCTCGCGGCAATGTCGCCCGAGGCGTTCGTCGAGCGCGTGCTGGCGCACAGGCTGCGGGCGCGCGAGGTGTGGGTGGGGCCGGAGTTCCGCTTCGGTCACCGGCGGGCGGGCGACATCCATGTGCTGCAGGGCGAGGGTGCGCGCCACGGCTTCGTCGCCGGCGAGATCGAACCGCTGCTGCACGAGGGCGAGCGCGTGTCGAGCACGCGCATCCGCCAGGCGCTGGTGGCGGGCGATTTCGACGTCGCCGCGCGCCTGCTCGGCAAGCCCTACGCCGTCTCGGGCCGGGTGGTGCGCGGACGCCAGCTGGGCCGCACGCTCGGCTATCCCACGGCCAACCTGCGCTTCGGCGGCAAGGTGCCGGCGCTGCGCGGGATCTACGCTACCCGCGTGCACGGCGTGGCCGAGGTGCCGTGGCCGTCGGTGTCGAGCTTCGGCACGCGTCCGACGGTGGGTGGCGTCGAGCCGCTGCTCGAGGCGCACCTGTTCGATTTCGACGAGGACGTCTACGGGCGCCGGATCGAAGTCGAGTTCGTCGCGCGCCTGCGCGACGAGGAGAAATTCCCGGACCTGCCGACCCTGGTCGCGCAGATGCACCGCGATGCCGCCCAGGCGCGTCGCCTCCTGCAACAGCACACCCCACGGCGGGCCACTGCGTGACCGAAACCGACGACAGCCAGCGCTACAAGTCCACGATCCTGCTGCCCGCGACGGAATTCCCGATGCGCGGCGACCTGCCCAGGCGCGAGCCGGGCATCCTCGAGCGCTGGGAGGACGAAGGCCTGTACGCGCAATTGCGCGAGAACGCGAAAGGCCGCCCGCTGTTCGTGCTGCACGACGGCCCGCCGTACGCCAACGGTGCGATCCACCTCGGCCATGCGGTCAACAAGATCCTCAAGGACATCATCGTCAAGTCGAAGTACCTCGCCGGCTTCGACGCGCCCTACGTGCCGGGCTGGGACTGCCACGGCCTGCCGATCGAGATCGCGATCGAGAAGAAGTGGGGCAAGGTCGGGGTGAAGCTCGATGCGGTGGAATTCCGGCAGAAGTGCCGCGAGTACGCGCAGTCGCAGATCGAACTGCAGCGCAAGGACTTCAAGCGCCTGGGCGTGCTGGGCGACTGGGACAATCCGTACAAGACGCTCGATTTCCGCTTCGAGGCGAACGAGATCCGCGCGCTGGCGAAGATCGTCGACAACGGCCACCTGACGCGCGGCGTGAAGCCGGTGCACTGGTGCTTCGACTGCGGCTCGGCGCTGGCCGAGGCCGAGATCGAGTACGCCGACAAGGTCTCGCCGGCGGTCGACGTGGCCTACGCCGCGCGCAGTCCGCAGGCGGTGGCGCGCAAGTTCGGCGTCGAGGTGCCGGAGGACGTCGAGGTGGCGGTGCCGATCTGGACCACCACCCCGTGGACGCTGCCGGCCTCGCTGGCGATCTCGCTGGGCGGCGAACTGGAGTACGCGCTGGTCGAAGGCCCGGCGCGCGACGGCAAGCGCCGCTGGCTGGTGCTGGCCGACGCGCTGGCCGAACGCGCGCTGCAGCGCTATGGCGTGGACGACGCCGTGGTGCTGGGGCGCGTGAAGGGAGAAGCGCTGGAAAGCCTGCTGTTCGCGCATCCGTTCTACGACGGGCGCGACATTCCGATCCTGCTCGGCGACCACGTGTCGGCCGAGGAGGGCACGGGCGCCGTGCACACAGCGCCCGGGCATGGCCAGGAGGACTATGCGGTCGCGCGCCAGTACGGGCTGATCGACCGGTACTCCGCGGCGCAGCTCAATCCGGTCGATGGCCGCGGCGTCTACCTGCCGTCGACGCCGGCCGCGCACGGCACCGAACTGGCGGGCCTGCACATCTGGAAGGCGAACGACACCATCGTCGAGGTGCTGCGGCGCGACGGCACGCTGCTCGCCTTCAGCCGGTTCGAACACAGCTATCCGCACTGCTGGCGCCACAAGACCCCGATCGCGTTCCGGGCCACGCCGCAGTGGTTCATCTCGATGGACCAGGCCGAGCTGCGTGCCGATGCGCTGGCCGCGATCGAGACCGTGCGCTGGTATCCGGCATGGGGCAAGGCGCGCATCGCCGGCATGGTGGAAGGCCGGCCGGACTGGACCATCTCGCGCCAGCGTACCTGGGGCGTGCCGATCGCGTTGTTCGTGCACCGCGAAACCGGCGAACCGCATCCGAGCAGCACCGAACTGATGCGCGCGGTGGCCG
It includes:
- a CDS encoding bifunctional riboflavin kinase/FAD synthetase — its product is MSRLFRDVDGGPLCPNGSVVCIGAFDGLHLGHRALVRHAVDRARTLGVAAVALSFEPLPREFFAPANPPPRLSLARAKFEGLRDLGADVVGLLRFGDRLAAMSPEAFVERVLAHRLRAREVWVGPEFRFGHRRAGDIHVLQGEGARHGFVAGEIEPLLHEGERVSSTRIRQALVAGDFDVAARLLGKPYAVSGRVVRGRQLGRTLGYPTANLRFGGKVPALRGIYATRVHGVAEVPWPSVSSFGTRPTVGGVEPLLEAHLFDFDEDVYGRRIEVEFVARLRDEEKFPDLPTLVAQMHRDAAQARRLLQQHTPRRATA
- the ileS gene encoding isoleucine--tRNA ligase, whose protein sequence is MRGDLPRREPGILERWEDEGLYAQLRENAKGRPLFVLHDGPPYANGAIHLGHAVNKILKDIIVKSKYLAGFDAPYVPGWDCHGLPIEIAIEKKWGKVGVKLDAVEFRQKCREYAQSQIELQRKDFKRLGVLGDWDNPYKTLDFRFEANEIRALAKIVDNGHLTRGVKPVHWCFDCGSALAEAEIEYADKVSPAVDVAYAARSPQAVARKFGVEVPEDVEVAVPIWTTTPWTLPASLAISLGGELEYALVEGPARDGKRRWLVLADALAERALQRYGVDDAVVLGRVKGEALESLLFAHPFYDGRDIPILLGDHVSAEEGTGAVHTAPGHGQEDYAVARQYGLIDRYSAAQLNPVDGRGVYLPSTPAAHGTELAGLHIWKANDTIVEVLRRDGTLLAFSRFEHSYPHCWRHKTPIAFRATPQWFISMDQAELRADALAAIETVRWYPAWGKARIAGMVEGRPDWTISRQRTWGVPIALFVHRETGEPHPSSTELMRAVADRVEREGVDVWYTLDAGELLGDEAGDYDRITDILDVWFDSGVTHEGVLLERGLGKPADLYLEGSDQHRGWFQSSLLTGIAIDKAAPYRQCLTHGFTVDEHGRKMSKSLGNGIEPQDIMKTLGADILRLWIASADYSNEMSLSQEILKRNADAYRRLRNTARFLLGNLHGFDPVRDLRPLDDMVALDRWIVHRAWEVQEKIKAAYGRYDFAEIVQALLNFCSVDLGSLYLDVTKDRLYTMGEDSRGRRSAQSAMYRISEAFVRWIAPVLSFTADELWGYLPGDRKANVLFETWYEGLAPLPAEAPLGAHDFDRLLALREQVSKVLEPMRASGEIGAALEAEIELHAGTADHIRVAPLVDELRFLLISGDVTVLPFDGEGSRIVATRTRKAKCVRCWQHRGDVGSHATHPQLCGRCVSNIEGPGEDRTWF